A genomic region of Mycobacterium senriense contains the following coding sequences:
- a CDS encoding YibE/F family protein, whose translation MTHSHSHSMPSGPSAVDPLPARVVVGLLIAIGVAVAVGAIVLWPSRQHVDIPMPLQNAAGGAVSTQAGHVLSSGTGDCGSPSVSQVLTGAPQQATPGAGRCVLTQVSIDSGPNAGAQTLLESSPGPGQPKFAVGDHIRLVRQVDDQGATSYAFYDFERGWALVGLAIAFAVVIVAVARWRGLLALVGIVVAFLVLVMFLLPALRDGAPAVPVALVASAAILYAVIYLAHGVSLRTSAALLGTLSALLLAAGLSWAAIQLAQLTGLSDEQNSTVSAYLGNVSIGGLLLAGFIIGSLGVLNDVTVTQASTVFELAHLGGTRRAIFLGAIRVGRDHIASTVYTLVLAYAGSSLPLLLLFSVANRSLTDVLTSESVAIEIARSAVGGMALALSVPLTTAIAAVLAKPSESGSAPTDPADSRRSRT comes from the coding sequence GTGACGCACTCCCACTCGCACAGCATGCCGTCGGGCCCGTCAGCCGTTGATCCGTTGCCCGCCAGGGTTGTCGTCGGGTTACTGATCGCGATCGGCGTGGCGGTGGCCGTCGGCGCCATCGTGCTATGGCCCAGCCGACAGCACGTCGACATCCCGATGCCGCTGCAGAACGCGGCCGGCGGCGCGGTGAGCACACAGGCCGGGCACGTGCTGTCCAGCGGAACGGGCGACTGCGGCAGCCCGTCGGTCAGCCAGGTCCTCACCGGCGCGCCGCAGCAGGCGACGCCGGGCGCGGGACGCTGTGTCTTGACCCAGGTCTCGATCGATTCCGGCCCCAACGCCGGGGCCCAGACGCTGCTGGAGTCCTCTCCCGGCCCCGGCCAACCGAAATTCGCGGTGGGCGACCACATTCGGCTGGTGCGGCAGGTCGACGACCAGGGCGCCACCAGCTACGCGTTCTACGACTTCGAACGCGGCTGGGCGCTGGTCGGTTTGGCGATCGCGTTCGCGGTGGTCATCGTGGCGGTGGCGCGCTGGCGCGGGCTGCTCGCGCTGGTGGGCATCGTGGTCGCGTTCTTGGTGCTGGTGATGTTCCTGCTGCCGGCGCTGCGCGACGGCGCACCCGCGGTCCCGGTGGCGCTGGTGGCGTCGGCGGCCATCCTGTACGCGGTCATCTACCTCGCGCACGGGGTCAGCTTGCGGACCAGCGCCGCGCTGCTGGGCACCCTGTCGGCGCTGCTGTTGGCCGCCGGATTGTCCTGGGCGGCAATACAGCTGGCACAGCTGACCGGGCTGTCCGACGAGCAGAACAGCACCGTCAGCGCGTATCTGGGCAATGTGTCGATCGGCGGCCTGCTGCTCGCCGGGTTCATCATCGGATCCCTGGGTGTGCTCAACGACGTGACGGTGACGCAGGCCTCGACGGTGTTCGAGCTCGCCCACCTCGGCGGCACGCGGCGGGCCATCTTTCTGGGTGCCATCCGGGTGGGCCGCGATCACATCGCCAGCACGGTCTACACGCTGGTGCTGGCTTACGCCGGCAGTTCGCTGCCGTTGCTGTTGCTGTTCAGCGTCGCCAACCGGTCGTTGACCGACGTGTTGACCAGCGAGAGCGTGGCCATCGAGATCGCCCGCTCGGCGGTGGGCGGCATGGCGCTGGCGCTGTCGGTGCCGCTGACGACGGCGATCGCCGCGGTGCTGGCCAAACCTAGTGAAAGCGGCTCCGCTCCAACAGATCCAGCAGATAGCCGCCGTAGCCGGACTTGA
- a CDS encoding DUF7159 family protein, with product MDTVLGVSMAPTAVRMVLVEGENGDGATVDEDNFDVAAAADAATVTASDQVVSAILGTRQGATEGGYQLASTGVTFTDPLEAAALRDKLAAHKVENVMLVSAFLAAAALAQAVGHQTNYAQTALLYIEPDTATLAVVNSADGSISDVRRQVLPDDDEAAVAELTRLVSGAENMESRPDAVFVVGSGIDIPLIKPALEAATTLPLTAPEEPDTALARGAALASAHAPLFSSSTAALAYAQDPGTGAINPLAVAPGYFDTPGEAGADGLAYSAVPDDPDEFFTGSQTAATELVDADYHERSSFRLVGSVVAGIFVIGVVALVVSLAIAIRPTASVRPNPNQNVVVAPTRPAPAPAAPAPEQAPAPAAPAPAPAPEAAQPAPAPAPAAPAPAPAAPIPVPEAPAPAPVAPPPPPPAVAPIPVPIPLPIPGLGGPGFGGPPGGGHGGGDEGPHGGGGGGFPGIPGFGGGHGGFGGGHGGFGRH from the coding sequence TTGGACACCGTACTTGGCGTGTCGATGGCCCCGACTGCAGTCCGGATGGTGCTGGTCGAGGGGGAAAACGGCGACGGCGCGACCGTCGATGAAGACAATTTCGACGTCGCCGCGGCCGCTGATGCAGCAACGGTAACCGCCTCGGACCAGGTAGTCTCGGCCATCTTGGGGACGCGTCAGGGCGCAACAGAGGGCGGCTACCAACTGGCGTCGACCGGGGTCACGTTCACCGATCCCCTCGAGGCAGCCGCGCTGCGCGACAAGCTGGCCGCCCACAAAGTCGAAAATGTGATGCTCGTCTCGGCCTTCCTGGCCGCGGCGGCGCTGGCCCAGGCGGTCGGCCACCAGACCAACTACGCGCAGACCGCGTTGCTCTACATCGAGCCCGACACCGCGACGCTTGCGGTGGTCAACAGCGCGGACGGATCCATCTCCGATGTCCGGCGCCAAGTCCTCCCGGACGACGATGAGGCGGCCGTGGCCGAGCTGACCCGTCTTGTCTCCGGCGCGGAGAACATGGAAAGCCGCCCGGACGCCGTATTCGTCGTCGGCTCCGGCATCGACATCCCGCTGATCAAGCCCGCCCTGGAGGCGGCGACCACCCTGCCGCTGACCGCGCCCGAGGAACCGGACACCGCCCTGGCCCGCGGCGCGGCGCTGGCGTCGGCGCACGCCCCGCTGTTCTCATCGTCCACCGCGGCCCTGGCCTACGCGCAGGATCCCGGCACCGGCGCGATCAACCCGCTGGCCGTGGCGCCGGGCTATTTCGACACACCGGGCGAGGCCGGCGCCGACGGGCTCGCCTACAGCGCGGTGCCCGACGACCCGGATGAGTTCTTCACCGGCTCGCAGACCGCCGCGACGGAGCTGGTCGACGCGGACTACCACGAGCGCAGCTCGTTCAGGCTGGTGGGAAGCGTGGTGGCGGGAATCTTCGTCATCGGCGTGGTGGCACTGGTGGTGTCACTGGCCATTGCCATCCGGCCGACGGCCAGCGTCCGGCCGAACCCGAACCAGAACGTCGTCGTCGCGCCCACCCGGCCCGCGCCGGCTCCCGCGGCTCCGGCTCCCGAACAGGCGCCCGCGCCGGCGGCACCCGCCCCGGCTCCCGCTCCCGAGGCGGCTCAGCCGGCGCCCGCCCCGGCACCGGCGGCTCCCGCACCCGCACCGGCGGCTCCGATTCCGGTGCCTGAGGCCCCCGCACCGGCGCCGGTGGCTCCGCCGCCTCCTCCGCCCGCGGTGGCGCCGATCCCGGTGCCCATTCCGCTGCCGATCCCGGGCCTCGGTGGGCCTGGCTTCGGTGGACCCCCCGGGGGCGGCCACGGCGGTGGTGACGAAGGGCCGCACGGTGGCGGTGGCGGCGGCTTCCCCGGAATTCCTGGCTTTGGTGGCGGTCACGGCGGCTTCGGTGGAGGTCACGGCGGCTTCGGTCGCCACTAG
- a CDS encoding UDP-glucose dehydrogenase family protein, whose protein sequence is MRCTVFGTGYLGATHAVGMAELGHDVLGIDIDPGKVAKLAGGDIPFYEPGLRKLLKENLAAGRLRFTTDYDMAADFADVHFLGVGTPQKKGEYGADLRHVYAVIDALVPRLTTSAVLVGKSTVPVGTAAELNQRAAALAPAGVDVEIAWNPEFLREGYAVQDTLHPDRIVLGVKEDSMRAEAAVRELYGPLLDAGVPFLLTDLQTAELVKVSANAFLATKISFINAISEVCEAAGADVSLLADALGYDSRIGRQFLNAGLGFGGGCLPKDIRAFMARAGELGADQALTFLREVDSINMRRRTRMVELASAACGGSLLGANIAVLGAAFKPESDDVRDSPALNVAGQLQLNGAAVNVYDPKALDNAQRLFPTLNYAVSVEEACERADAVLVLTEWRQFVDMDPDDLADRVRARVIVDGRNCLDVARWQQAGWRVYRLGAPRP, encoded by the coding sequence ATGCGATGCACCGTGTTTGGCACGGGTTACCTCGGCGCCACCCATGCGGTTGGGATGGCGGAACTGGGACACGACGTGCTCGGGATCGACATCGACCCGGGCAAGGTCGCCAAGCTGGCCGGGGGTGACATCCCCTTCTACGAGCCAGGCCTGCGAAAGCTGTTGAAGGAGAACCTGGCCGCGGGTCGGCTGCGCTTCACCACCGATTACGACATGGCGGCCGACTTCGCCGACGTGCACTTCCTCGGAGTGGGCACACCGCAGAAGAAGGGCGAGTACGGCGCGGATCTGCGCCACGTGTACGCCGTCATCGATGCGCTGGTGCCGCGGCTGACGACGTCGGCTGTGCTGGTTGGCAAGTCGACCGTCCCGGTGGGCACCGCGGCCGAGTTGAACCAGCGAGCGGCCGCGCTGGCGCCGGCGGGTGTGGACGTCGAAATCGCCTGGAACCCAGAGTTTTTGCGCGAGGGTTACGCCGTGCAGGACACCCTGCACCCGGACCGGATCGTGCTGGGCGTAAAAGAGGATTCGATGCGTGCCGAGGCCGCGGTGCGCGAGCTGTACGGACCGCTGCTCGACGCCGGGGTGCCGTTCCTGCTGACGGATCTGCAGACCGCGGAACTGGTCAAGGTATCCGCCAATGCCTTTCTGGCAACCAAGATTTCGTTCATCAACGCCATCTCCGAGGTATGCGAGGCCGCCGGCGCCGACGTCAGCCTGCTGGCCGATGCGCTGGGCTACGACTCCCGGATCGGACGCCAATTCCTCAATGCCGGTTTGGGTTTCGGCGGCGGATGTCTGCCCAAGGACATCCGCGCATTCATGGCGCGCGCCGGCGAGCTGGGCGCCGACCAGGCGCTGACGTTTTTGCGCGAGGTGGACAGCATCAACATGCGCCGCCGCACCCGGATGGTGGAACTGGCCAGCGCGGCCTGCGGTGGCTCGCTGCTGGGCGCCAACATCGCGGTGCTCGGTGCGGCGTTCAAGCCCGAATCCGACGATGTGCGTGACTCACCCGCGCTCAACGTCGCGGGTCAGCTGCAGCTCAACGGCGCCGCGGTCAACGTCTATGACCCCAAGGCGCTGGACAACGCGCAGCGGCTGTTCCCGACGCTGAACTACGCGGTCTCGGTCGAAGAGGCCTGCGAGCGCGCGGATGCGGTGCTGGTGCTCACCGAGTGGCGCCAGTTCGTCGACATGGACCCCGACGACCTGGCCGACCGGGTGCGCGCCCGCGTCATCGTCGACGGCCGCAATTGCCTGGACGTCGCGCGCTGGCAGCAGGCGGGCTGGCGGGTCTACCGCCTGGGCGCTCCGCGACCCTAG
- a CDS encoding DUF7159 family protein, protein MVGIVLGVSMTPTKVRMVLVEGESADGVTVDEEDFDVDTQRTARPGTAPTEVISAILGTREGATDGGYQLLSTGVTWTDHVEAAMLRDALISHKVENVMLVSAFMAAAALTQAVGDATNYARTAMLFVEPYSATLAVVDTADGSVSEVRRRVLPDDEDQAVAELVDMASGAEALETHPEGLVLVGSGVDIPLITPVLEAATSLELSVPDEPEMALARGAALASANAPLFASSTAALAYALDPGTGEVDPLVLAGQYPGLLPGYQPEYRSHIAALAADVDKGKTNVAYSAVADDDADAKTLIGLDERARRRKSFLLVSSSLAVIFIAAVVALEIALAISIRPTVALRPSPNENIVAPAPTPAPVNPAPPVQAQPKIAPPRPLAAPRPIAPPPPAAPALPVLPPPVFVPPPRLPVPGLGGGHGPFGGRGPFGGGHGPFGGGHGFGGGHGFGGGHGFGGHGFGGGHGFGRR, encoded by the coding sequence GTGGTGGGCATCGTGCTTGGCGTCTCGATGACGCCGACGAAGGTGCGCATGGTGCTGGTCGAAGGCGAGAGCGCCGACGGTGTCACCGTCGACGAGGAGGACTTCGACGTCGACACGCAGCGCACCGCCAGGCCCGGCACCGCCCCCACGGAGGTGATCTCGGCGATCCTCGGCACCCGGGAAGGTGCCACCGACGGCGGCTACCAACTGCTGTCGACGGGTGTGACGTGGACCGATCACGTCGAAGCGGCGATGCTGCGCGATGCGCTGATTTCACACAAGGTCGAAAACGTCATGCTGGTCTCGGCCTTCATGGCCGCGGCCGCGCTGACGCAGGCCGTCGGCGACGCCACCAACTACGCACGCACCGCGATGCTCTTCGTCGAGCCCTACAGCGCAACCCTGGCCGTCGTCGACACCGCTGACGGCTCGGTCTCGGAGGTGCGCCGCAGAGTCCTTCCGGACGACGAGGACCAGGCGGTAGCCGAACTCGTCGACATGGCTTCCGGCGCCGAGGCGCTCGAAACGCACCCCGAAGGGCTGGTTCTCGTCGGCTCCGGCGTCGACATCCCGCTGATCACGCCGGTATTGGAGGCCGCGACCTCGCTCGAGTTGTCCGTGCCTGACGAGCCGGAGATGGCGCTGGCGCGAGGGGCCGCGCTGGCGTCGGCGAATGCCCCGCTATTCGCGTCGTCGACGGCCGCGCTGGCCTACGCGCTGGATCCGGGCACCGGCGAGGTCGACCCGCTGGTGCTCGCCGGACAGTACCCCGGCCTGCTGCCCGGTTATCAGCCCGAATATCGCAGCCACATCGCGGCCCTGGCCGCCGATGTCGACAAGGGCAAGACCAACGTCGCCTACAGCGCCGTGGCGGATGATGACGCCGACGCCAAAACCCTCATCGGTCTCGACGAACGCGCGCGTCGGCGCAAGTCTTTCTTGCTGGTCAGCAGCTCGCTGGCGGTGATCTTCATCGCCGCGGTGGTGGCGCTGGAAATCGCGCTGGCGATCAGCATTCGCCCGACCGTGGCATTACGGCCCAGCCCCAACGAGAACATCGTCGCCCCGGCCCCCACGCCGGCCCCGGTCAACCCCGCGCCACCGGTGCAGGCTCAGCCCAAGATCGCACCACCGCGGCCGCTGGCCGCGCCGCGCCCCATCGCGCCGCCGCCTCCCGCCGCCCCGGCCCTACCGGTCCTGCCGCCGCCCGTGTTCGTTCCGCCACCCCGCCTACCGGTGCCCGGGCTGGGCGGTGGCCACGGGCCCTTCGGCGGCCGCGGCCCCTTCGGTGGCGGTCACGGACCGTTCGGCGGGGGCCACGGCTTCGGGGGCGGCCACGGCTTCGGCGGGGGGCATGGCTTCGGCGGCCACGGCTTCGGCGGTGGTCATGGCTTTGGCCGTCGGTAG
- a CDS encoding DUF7159 family protein produces MDVVLGVSMAPETVRMVLIEGEAAGGVTVDQDGFDVAGNETPIAAANHVVSAILGTRDSAAQGGYRLRSSGVSWTDPVKAAALRDVLAARKIENVMLVSAVMAAAALAQAMGSATNWARTALLLVEPGSATLAVVDTSNGSVTDVHRHALPGSDDAALAKLTSMVSGAESMSADGVFLVGSEVDIPSIKPTLEAATALSVTTPEEPEMALARGASLAAANAKLGAPRTVSMPAAQTSSAAAVELAYSAVDDPASDAHPAAESRQRRSRKSILMIAAVTSVFVGGLVALALALVFGIGPHADQQPDVSTNVVAPQNPDAGPPGPPPPSNAPAPAPSEVPAAPPQAPAPSPPQPPPHSGDHQHWDDWLHRHLGTQIPSP; encoded by the coding sequence ATGGACGTCGTACTCGGCGTGTCTATGGCACCTGAGACGGTCCGCATGGTGCTCATCGAAGGTGAGGCCGCCGGCGGGGTGACCGTCGACCAGGACGGTTTCGACGTCGCGGGCAACGAAACCCCCATCGCCGCAGCGAATCACGTCGTCTCAGCCATCCTCGGCACCCGCGACAGCGCGGCCCAGGGTGGGTACCGGCTCCGATCCAGCGGAGTGAGCTGGACCGACCCCGTCAAGGCGGCTGCGCTGCGAGACGTGTTGGCGGCCCGCAAGATTGAGAACGTAATGCTGGTCTCGGCGGTCATGGCCGCCGCGGCGCTGGCGCAGGCCATGGGCAGCGCCACCAACTGGGCGCGCACCGCGTTGCTGCTCGTCGAGCCGGGCAGCGCGACACTGGCGGTCGTCGACACCTCCAACGGGAGCGTCACCGACGTACACCGGCACGCACTGCCGGGCAGCGACGACGCCGCACTGGCGAAGCTGACCTCGATGGTCTCGGGCGCCGAGTCGATGAGCGCCGACGGGGTGTTTCTGGTCGGCTCGGAGGTGGACATCCCGTCGATCAAGCCGACGCTCGAGGCCGCGACCGCTCTGTCGGTCACCACCCCCGAGGAACCCGAGATGGCCCTGGCGCGCGGTGCCTCGTTGGCCGCGGCGAACGCGAAGCTGGGAGCGCCCCGCACGGTCTCGATGCCGGCCGCGCAGACTTCGTCGGCCGCTGCGGTCGAACTCGCCTACAGCGCCGTGGACGACCCGGCCTCCGACGCCCACCCGGCCGCCGAGTCGCGGCAGCGGCGCAGCCGCAAGTCGATCTTGATGATCGCCGCCGTCACCTCGGTCTTCGTCGGCGGCCTCGTGGCATTGGCGCTGGCACTGGTCTTCGGCATCGGCCCGCACGCGGACCAGCAGCCCGACGTCAGCACCAACGTCGTCGCCCCGCAGAATCCGGACGCCGGTCCGCCGGGCCCGCCCCCGCCGTCGAACGCGCCGGCGCCCGCGCCGTCGGAGGTGCCTGCGGCCCCGCCGCAGGCCCCCGCGCCGTCGCCGCCGCAACCCCCGCCGCATTCCGGTGACCATCAACACTGGGATGACTGGCTGCACCGCCACCTGGGTACGCAGATTCCGTCGCCGTAG
- a CDS encoding maleylpyruvate isomerase family mycothiol-dependent enzyme, translated as MDYAGAFLDENRAFAELFQDADESTPVPTCPDWTLRQLFRHVGRGDRWAAQIVRDKVDSYLDPRTVEGGKPPPDPAGAIAWLHGGAQRLVDAVELTGVQTPVWTFLGSRPANWWVRRRLHEVAVHRADAAIALGSEFTLDPGVAADGITEWLERVAIQAGGQGAPLPLEGGDTLHLHATDPGLGEAGEWTIAVEEGRIAWSQQHGKGSAALRGGATELLLAILRRRPLSDTGVELFGDDAVWKRWLDRTPL; from the coding sequence GTGGACTACGCCGGAGCATTCCTCGACGAGAACCGGGCCTTCGCGGAGCTTTTTCAGGATGCCGACGAGTCCACGCCGGTGCCCACCTGCCCGGACTGGACCCTGCGGCAACTGTTCCGCCATGTTGGCCGGGGCGACCGCTGGGCGGCGCAGATCGTGCGCGACAAAGTCGACAGCTACCTCGACCCGCGCACGGTGGAGGGCGGCAAGCCGCCGCCCGACCCCGCCGGCGCGATCGCCTGGTTGCACGGCGGGGCCCAGCGGCTGGTCGACGCCGTCGAGCTGACCGGGGTCCAAACACCGGTCTGGACGTTCCTCGGGTCGCGCCCGGCGAACTGGTGGGTCCGGCGCCGGTTGCACGAGGTCGCGGTGCATCGGGCCGACGCGGCGATCGCGCTGGGCAGCGAGTTCACCCTGGACCCCGGCGTGGCCGCCGACGGCATCACCGAATGGCTGGAGCGGGTCGCGATCCAGGCCGGCGGCCAGGGGGCGCCGCTTCCGCTCGAGGGGGGCGACACGCTGCACCTGCACGCCACCGATCCCGGCCTGGGCGAAGCCGGCGAGTGGACAATCGCTGTCGAAGAAGGCCGGATCGCCTGGTCGCAGCAGCACGGCAAGGGCAGCGCGGCGCTGCGCGGTGGCGCCACCGAACTGCTGCTGGCGATCCTGCGCCGGCGGCCGCTGTCCGACACGGGCGTCGAGCTGTTCGGCGACGACGCCGTGTGGAAGCGCTGGTTGGACCGTACGCCTCTCTAG
- a CDS encoding nuclear transport factor 2 family protein: protein MTTSEIATVLAWHDALDTADIDTLTALSSDDIEIGDAHGAAQGHEALRNWASSHRTNTQLGQMYVHDGVVVVEQKLGSADGPGEATNALAFRVVHDHVTSVFRHDSLASALAATELTESDAVE from the coding sequence ATGACCACATCGGAGATCGCCACCGTTCTGGCATGGCACGACGCCCTCGACACCGCCGACATCGACACGTTGACCGCGTTATCCAGCGACGACATCGAGATCGGCGACGCGCACGGTGCCGCGCAGGGCCACGAGGCGCTGCGCAACTGGGCCTCGTCGCACCGGACCAACACGCAGCTCGGCCAGATGTATGTGCACGACGGCGTCGTCGTCGTCGAACAAAAACTGGGCAGCGCCGACGGGCCCGGGGAGGCCACCAACGCGCTGGCGTTCCGCGTCGTCCACGACCACGTCACCTCGGTGTTCCGGCACGACAGTTTGGCGTCGGCGCTGGCGGCCACCGAGCTCACCGAGTCCGACGCCGTCGAATAG
- the rfbA gene encoding glucose-1-phosphate thymidylyltransferase RfbA, which yields MRGIILAGGSGTRLHPITTGISKQLLPVYDKPMVYYPLSTLMMAGIRDILVITTPHDAPGFQRLLADGSQFGVNITYVTQENPDGLAQAFVLGADHIGNESVALVLGDNIFYGPGLGTSLSRFQSISGGAVFAYWVANPSAYGVVEFSDDGRALSLEEKPKTPKSNYAVPGLYFYDNDVIEIAKGLKKSARGEYEITEVNQIYLNRGRLSVEVMARGTAWLDTGTFDSLLDASDFVRTLERRQGLKVSVPEEVAWRRGWITDEKLAERAHGLLKSGYGGYLLDLLERSRFH from the coding sequence ATGCGCGGAATCATCCTGGCCGGCGGGTCGGGCACCCGCCTGCATCCGATCACCACGGGCATCAGTAAGCAGCTGCTGCCGGTCTACGACAAACCGATGGTCTACTACCCGCTGTCCACCCTGATGATGGCCGGAATCCGCGACATCCTGGTGATCACCACCCCGCACGACGCGCCCGGATTCCAGCGGCTGCTGGCCGACGGCTCACAGTTCGGCGTCAACATCACCTACGTGACGCAGGAAAACCCAGACGGTCTGGCCCAGGCCTTCGTGCTGGGCGCCGATCACATCGGCAACGAGTCGGTGGCTTTGGTGTTGGGAGACAACATCTTCTACGGCCCGGGGCTGGGCACCAGCCTGAGCCGCTTCCAATCCATCAGCGGGGGAGCGGTTTTCGCGTACTGGGTGGCCAACCCGTCGGCATACGGTGTCGTCGAGTTCAGCGACGACGGCAGGGCGCTGTCGCTGGAGGAGAAGCCCAAGACGCCGAAATCCAACTACGCGGTGCCGGGTCTGTACTTTTACGACAACGACGTGATCGAAATCGCCAAGGGTCTGAAGAAATCGGCCCGCGGCGAGTACGAGATCACCGAGGTCAACCAGATCTATCTGAACCGGGGCCGGCTCTCGGTCGAGGTGATGGCCCGCGGCACGGCGTGGCTGGACACCGGGACGTTCGACTCGTTGCTGGACGCCAGCGATTTCGTGCGCACCCTGGAGCGACGGCAGGGCCTGAAGGTCAGCGTGCCCGAGGAAGTGGCGTGGCGGCGAGGCTGGATCACCGACGAGAAGCTGGCCGAGCGCGCGCACGGCCTGCTCAAGTCCGGCTACGGCGGCTATCTGCTGGATCTGTTGGAGCGGAGCCGCTTTCACTAG